Proteins from one Burkholderia oklahomensis C6786 genomic window:
- the sixA gene encoding phosphohistidine phosphatase SixA: MNLILWRHAEAEDYASNDLARQLTARGRKDAQAVAKWLRARIERHATVLASPATRTVQTAEALTDHYRTADELAPGCDVGDVLAAAGWPDGIASTVVIVGHQPTLGCVAAYLLAGSDESWSLKKGGLLWLSSRAREGNGQTVLRAAISPDLV; encoded by the coding sequence ATGAACCTGATTCTCTGGCGGCATGCCGAAGCCGAAGACTACGCGAGCAACGATCTCGCGCGCCAGTTGACCGCGCGTGGCCGCAAGGACGCGCAGGCCGTCGCGAAATGGCTGCGCGCGCGCATCGAGCGCCACGCGACAGTGCTCGCGAGCCCGGCCACGCGCACCGTGCAGACGGCCGAGGCGCTGACCGACCACTACCGAACTGCGGACGAGCTCGCGCCCGGCTGCGACGTCGGCGACGTGCTCGCCGCGGCCGGCTGGCCGGATGGAATTGCATCGACGGTCGTCATCGTCGGGCATCAGCCGACGCTCGGCTGCGTCGCCGCGTACCTGCTCGCCGGCTCGGACGAGAGCTGGAGCCTCAAGAAGGGCGGCCTGCTGTGGCTTTCGAGTCGCGCGCGCGAAGGCAACGGGCAGACTGTGCTACGCGCGGCCATCTCGCCCGATCTAGTCTGA
- the ppx gene encoding exopolyphosphatase, protein MVTSPHLLAAVDLGSNSFRLIVGRVEETPAGSQIYPVDALREPVRLAAGLSRDKMLDRASQERGWEALKRFGERLRDFHPDHVRAVATNTLRVAKNAGEFLAEAEAALGFPIEVIAGREEARLIYAGAAHSVPASAGKRLVVDIGGGSTEFIIGQHYTPLVMESLYIGCVSHSRAFFPAGNVDEYTMRQAELAAKREIQIISGDYKKAGWDQAIGSSGTARALAELVEANGFNDAGVSHGISRGGLERLKRAIIKAENVNRLKLVALKPDRVPVLAGGLSIMLAVFEELGIDYVDTTDGALRLGVLYDLLGRTQHEDMRAVTVDGFMRRYGVDRAQAARIGALAARFYDQLDEPEGEDREESRTFLGWAAALHEIGLSISHSAYHKHSAYIASNADMPGFSRTDQARLAALVLGHVGKLGKLSQSRDVEWPLLFCLRLAALLCRRRNDAGLPDIDVAQMKKGGYEVHLPSAWVQQNPLTDYSLSQEAAEWEKVGIPYRVVYTDA, encoded by the coding sequence ATGGTTACATCCCCGCATTTACTGGCTGCCGTCGATCTCGGCTCGAACAGCTTCCGGCTCATCGTCGGGCGCGTCGAGGAGACGCCCGCCGGCAGCCAGATCTATCCCGTCGACGCGCTGCGCGAGCCCGTGCGGCTCGCCGCCGGCCTCTCCCGCGACAAGATGCTCGACCGCGCGTCGCAGGAGCGCGGCTGGGAGGCGCTCAAGCGCTTCGGCGAGCGGCTGCGCGATTTTCATCCCGATCACGTGCGCGCGGTGGCGACCAACACGCTGCGTGTCGCGAAGAATGCCGGCGAATTTCTCGCCGAGGCCGAGGCGGCGCTCGGTTTCCCGATCGAAGTGATCGCGGGCCGCGAGGAGGCGCGCCTCATCTACGCGGGCGCCGCGCACTCGGTGCCGGCGAGCGCCGGCAAGCGGCTCGTCGTCGACATCGGCGGCGGCTCGACCGAGTTCATCATCGGCCAGCATTACACGCCGCTCGTGATGGAAAGCCTCTATATCGGCTGCGTGAGCCACAGCCGCGCGTTTTTCCCCGCCGGCAACGTCGACGAATACACGATGCGGCAGGCCGAGCTCGCGGCGAAGCGCGAGATCCAGATCATCTCCGGCGATTACAAGAAGGCGGGATGGGATCAGGCGATCGGCTCGTCCGGCACCGCGCGCGCGCTCGCGGAACTCGTCGAGGCGAACGGATTCAACGACGCGGGCGTGTCGCACGGCATCTCGCGCGGCGGCCTCGAGCGCCTGAAGCGCGCGATCATCAAGGCCGAGAACGTGAACCGCCTGAAGCTCGTCGCGCTGAAGCCCGACCGCGTGCCGGTGCTGGCAGGCGGGCTGTCGATCATGCTCGCGGTGTTCGAGGAGCTCGGCATCGACTACGTCGACACGACGGACGGCGCGCTGCGCCTCGGCGTGCTGTACGACCTGCTCGGCCGGACCCAGCACGAGGACATGCGCGCGGTGACGGTCGACGGCTTCATGCGGCGCTACGGCGTCGATCGCGCACAGGCGGCGCGCATCGGCGCGCTCGCCGCGCGCTTCTACGATCAGCTCGACGAGCCCGAAGGCGAGGATCGCGAGGAAAGCCGCACCTTCCTCGGCTGGGCGGCCGCGCTGCATGAGATCGGGCTGTCGATTTCGCACAGCGCGTACCACAAGCATTCGGCGTACATCGCGAGCAACGCCGACATGCCGGGCTTCTCGCGCACCGACCAGGCGCGCCTCGCGGCGCTCGTGCTCGGCCACGTGGGCAAGCTCGGCAAGCTGTCGCAGTCGCGCGACGTCGAATGGCCGCTGTTGTTCTGCCTGCGTCTCGCCGCGCTGCTGTGCCGGCGCCGGAACGACGCCGGCCTGCCCGATATCGACGTCGCGCAGATGAAAAAAGGCGGCTACGAAGTGCACCTGCCGAGCGCGTGGGTTCAGCAGAATCCGCTTACCGACTACAGCCTCAGCCAGGAGGCGGCCGAGTGGGAGAAGGTCGGGATTCCGTATCGCGTCGTCTATACGGATGCGTGA
- the ppk1 gene encoding polyphosphate kinase 1, whose product MSLRYPLLNRELGILGFNERVLAQAADPHVPPLERLRFICITSSNLDEFFEVRMAGLQEQMRDNPGALAPDGMSLQHVYGLVVERAQRLVHRQYAMLHETILPALEQEGIYFHGTETWSDAQIEWARRYFVDELLPVLTPIGLDPAHPFPRVLNKSLNFVIELEGRDAFGRQAVMGIVQAPRALPRLVRMPQELSGFQHGFVLLSSLMQRFVGELFPKLVVKSCNQFRITRNSELFVDEDEITNLRVALQGELPARHLGNAVRLEVSADTPPHLVQRLLDESGLTEKDCYRVDGPVNLVRLMQLPDLVDLPELKFTPFAPSIPSAIANAPSMFDAIDHGDILLHHPYESFQPVLELLLQAAQDPSVVAIKQTIYRTGTDSPLMDALMEAARNGKEVTVVVELLARFDEETNINWASQLEAVGAHVVYGVVGHKCHAKMMLIVRRVTHNGKSMLRRYVHLGTGNYHPRTARLYTDFGLMTAEPTLCEDVHHVFQQLTGIGGELKLHEMWQSPFTLHPQLIEHIRAETENARAGKRARIVAKMNALLEPTVIAELYEASQAGVKVDLIVRGVCALQPGVPGLSDNITVRSIIGRFLEHHRIYYFHADGEELVYLSSADWMDRNLFRRVEVAFPIRDRKLKRRVIAEGLSVFLGDNQSAWLMQSDGHYRRRRAGKAPRNAQLGLLAKFCS is encoded by the coding sequence ATGTCCCTCCGCTACCCGCTTCTGAATCGTGAACTCGGCATCCTGGGCTTCAACGAGCGCGTGCTCGCCCAAGCCGCCGATCCGCACGTCCCTCCCCTCGAACGCCTGCGCTTCATCTGCATCACGAGCAGCAATCTCGACGAATTCTTCGAAGTCCGGATGGCCGGGCTCCAGGAGCAGATGCGGGACAACCCCGGGGCGCTCGCGCCGGACGGGATGTCGCTGCAGCACGTGTACGGCCTCGTCGTCGAGCGCGCGCAGCGGCTCGTGCACCGGCAGTACGCGATGCTGCACGAAACGATCCTGCCCGCGCTCGAACAGGAAGGCATCTATTTTCACGGCACCGAGACGTGGAGCGACGCGCAGATCGAATGGGCGCGCCGCTACTTCGTCGACGAATTGCTGCCCGTCCTCACGCCGATCGGCCTCGACCCCGCGCACCCGTTCCCGCGCGTGCTCAACAAGAGCCTGAACTTCGTGATCGAGCTCGAAGGCCGCGACGCGTTCGGCCGCCAGGCGGTGATGGGCATCGTGCAGGCGCCGCGCGCGCTGCCGCGCCTCGTGCGGATGCCGCAGGAGCTGTCGGGCTTCCAGCACGGCTTCGTGCTGCTGAGCTCGCTGATGCAGCGCTTCGTCGGCGAGCTGTTTCCGAAGCTCGTCGTCAAGAGCTGCAATCAGTTTCGGATCACGCGCAACAGCGAGCTCTTCGTCGACGAAGACGAAATCACGAACCTGCGCGTCGCGCTGCAGGGCGAGCTGCCCGCGCGCCATCTCGGCAACGCGGTGCGCCTCGAGGTGTCGGCGGACACGCCGCCGCATCTCGTGCAGCGCCTGCTCGACGAAAGCGGCCTGACCGAGAAGGACTGCTATCGCGTCGACGGCCCCGTCAATCTCGTGCGGCTGATGCAACTGCCGGACCTCGTCGACCTGCCGGAGCTGAAGTTCACGCCGTTCGCGCCGTCGATTCCGTCCGCGATCGCGAACGCGCCGTCGATGTTCGACGCGATCGACCACGGCGACATCCTGCTGCACCACCCGTACGAGAGCTTCCAGCCGGTGCTCGAGCTGCTGCTGCAGGCGGCGCAGGATCCGAGCGTCGTCGCGATCAAGCAGACGATCTATCGGACGGGCACCGATTCGCCGCTGATGGACGCGCTGATGGAAGCCGCGCGCAACGGCAAGGAAGTGACGGTCGTCGTCGAGCTGCTCGCGCGCTTCGACGAAGAAACGAACATCAACTGGGCGTCGCAGCTCGAGGCGGTCGGCGCGCACGTCGTGTACGGCGTCGTCGGCCACAAGTGCCACGCGAAGATGATGCTGATCGTGCGGCGCGTGACGCACAACGGCAAGTCGATGCTGCGCCGCTACGTGCATCTCGGCACCGGCAACTATCATCCGCGCACCGCGCGCCTCTATACCGACTTCGGCCTGATGACGGCCGAGCCGACGCTCTGCGAAGACGTGCACCACGTGTTCCAGCAGTTGACGGGGATCGGCGGCGAGCTGAAGCTGCACGAGATGTGGCAGTCGCCGTTCACGCTGCATCCTCAGCTCATCGAGCACATCCGCGCGGAAACCGAGAACGCGCGCGCCGGCAAGCGGGCGCGGATCGTCGCGAAGATGAACGCGCTCCTCGAGCCGACCGTGATCGCGGAGCTCTACGAAGCGTCGCAGGCGGGCGTGAAGGTCGATCTGATCGTGCGCGGCGTGTGCGCGCTGCAGCCCGGCGTGCCGGGACTGTCGGACAACATCACGGTGCGCTCGATCATCGGGCGCTTTCTCGAGCATCACCGGATCTACTACTTCCATGCCGACGGCGAGGAGCTCGTCTATCTGTCGAGCGCCGACTGGATGGACCGCAATCTGTTCCGCCGCGTCGAAGTCGCGTTCCCGATTCGCGACCGCAAGCTCAAGCGCCGCGTGATCGCCGAAGGGCTGTCGGTGTTCCTCGGCGACAATCAATCCGCGTGGCTCATGCAGAGCGACGGCCACTATCGCCGCCGCCGTGCGGGCAAGGCGCCGCGCAACGCGCAGCTCGGGCTCCTCGCGAAATTCTGCTCGTGA